A genomic stretch from Chitinophaga agri includes:
- a CDS encoding DUF6263 family protein, translated as MMKRFLVSLAMGAALALPATAQYQEEKRDYVDLAYNFQKGQQFELKQESRSETYTTVDDVMQRVTRDFNNSISIVVDDAVTGHFYLTFRYKELKFNFNARNQNILVDASVPNDKEPFQAALKSILDHPFTVDIAASGFINKITGLDELLDKASATFSNLKEDEQEAYKKLMKDQFGTNAFRSWLEQLLVIYPVRSIKTGTRWEENVPIRTGLVGDIDLYWNLQTWDAQTAKINGTGKVHTNKVETFTIEDGITATAEIDGDIMSNYLIDRNTGLPSICAQNTEMNGIYVYKANKAKRIKKDIRVPVKIVTNSSYKIKQMK; from the coding sequence ATGATGAAGCGATTTTTGGTGTCACTGGCTATGGGTGCCGCACTGGCACTTCCGGCAACAGCCCAGTATCAGGAAGAAAAGAGAGATTATGTAGACCTTGCCTACAATTTTCAGAAAGGACAACAGTTTGAACTGAAACAGGAGAGCCGCAGCGAAACATATACCACTGTCGATGATGTAATGCAACGTGTTACCCGCGACTTCAATAACAGTATCTCTATCGTCGTAGATGATGCTGTTACAGGCCACTTCTACCTGACCTTCCGGTATAAAGAACTGAAATTCAATTTTAACGCCAGAAATCAGAATATCCTGGTAGATGCCAGTGTACCAAACGATAAAGAACCTTTCCAGGCAGCCCTGAAAAGCATCCTGGATCACCCATTCACCGTAGACATCGCTGCGTCTGGTTTTATTAATAAAATAACGGGACTGGATGAACTGCTTGATAAAGCCAGTGCCACCTTCTCCAATCTGAAGGAAGATGAGCAGGAGGCCTACAAAAAGCTCATGAAAGATCAGTTCGGGACAAATGCCTTCCGTTCCTGGCTGGAGCAGTTACTGGTAATATACCCTGTACGCAGCATCAAAACAGGTACCCGCTGGGAAGAAAACGTACCTATCCGCACCGGCCTGGTTGGTGACATAGATCTGTACTGGAACCTGCAAACCTGGGATGCCCAAACGGCAAAGATCAATGGTACAGGTAAAGTACACACTAACAAGGTAGAAACGTTCACTATTGAGGATGGGATCACTGCTACTGCCGAAATTGATGGTGACATCATGAGTAACTACCTGATAGATCGCAACACCGGCTTACCCAGCATCTGTGCACAGAATACAGAGATGAACGGTATCTATGTCTACAAGGCCAATAAAGCCAAACGTATCAAGAAAGATATCAGGGTGCCGGTGAAGATAGTCACCAACTCCTCCTACAAGATCAAACAAATGAAATAA
- a CDS encoding flavin reductase family protein — protein sequence MQIIPGQVKTAVLQGYLQGAIAPRPICFASTVDKDGRPNLSPFSFFNVFGSNPVTLIFSPARRVRDNTTKHTLENILETREVVINVVNYAMVQQASLSSCEYAKGVNEFEKSGFTPVASEKVKPFRVKESPVQFECIVKEVLSQGTEGGAGNLIICEPVMIHINEDILNEAGAIDPHKIDLVARMGGDYYCRASGDAVFEVAKPNTSLGIGIDALPLSVRQSNILTGNNLGQLANVHVQPEIDPAFEDEHLKNIFQYYSITPEEMEKELHRHAQHLLETGKVAEAWQVLLAGAQ from the coding sequence ATGCAGATCATACCAGGACAGGTAAAAACGGCTGTATTGCAGGGGTACCTGCAGGGAGCAATTGCGCCCAGACCCATTTGCTTTGCCAGTACTGTTGACAAGGATGGCCGGCCTAATCTGTCGCCCTTCAGCTTTTTCAATGTGTTCGGCAGTAATCCTGTTACTTTAATATTCTCACCTGCACGCAGGGTACGAGATAATACCACTAAACATACACTGGAAAATATCCTTGAAACAAGGGAAGTAGTGATCAATGTAGTCAACTACGCTATGGTGCAGCAGGCTTCTCTTTCCAGTTGTGAGTATGCGAAAGGCGTCAACGAATTTGAGAAGTCAGGCTTTACACCGGTTGCATCAGAAAAGGTAAAGCCTTTCCGTGTGAAAGAAAGTCCGGTGCAGTTCGAGTGTATTGTAAAAGAAGTATTATCACAGGGTACGGAAGGTGGAGCAGGTAATCTGATCATCTGTGAACCAGTTATGATCCATATCAATGAGGATATCCTGAATGAAGCCGGCGCCATCGATCCGCATAAGATAGATCTGGTGGCACGTATGGGTGGCGATTACTATTGCCGCGCATCCGGCGATGCTGTATTTGAGGTAGCTAAACCCAATACTTCACTGGGCATAGGGATAGATGCATTGCCATTGTCGGTAAGACAAAGCAATATACTGACGGGAAACAATCTTGGGCAGCTGGCTAACGTACATGTACAACCGGAAATTGATCCGGCATTCGAAGATGAACATCTGAAGAACATCTTCCAGTATTACAGTATTACGCCCGAAGAGATGGAAAAGGAACTCCATCGTCATGCGCAGCATTTACTGGAAACAGGAAAGGTAGCAGAAGCCTGGCAGGTGTTACTCGCCGGTGCACAGTAA
- a CDS encoding DUF2911 domain-containing protein encodes MKNLLRLMLFIGIAGLTSLTSDAQDKKMPPLDASPMDMAYFPVMYPYVVKVKGEPGALVARVIYSRPQKKGRKIFGELESYGEIYRLGANEATEIEFFRNVTIGGKTVPKGRYTMYAILSEDKWTLIVNRETDIWGAFKYDQKKDVVRTDVPVNKLTTPVEPFTIVFEKADYGANLVVAWDTTSVSLPIKWSDKVAATGKKK; translated from the coding sequence ATGAAAAATTTACTTCGCTTAATGCTGTTTATCGGTATAGCAGGTCTCACCAGCCTGACCAGCGATGCCCAGGACAAGAAGATGCCCCCTCTTGATGCGAGCCCTATGGATATGGCTTACTTCCCTGTCATGTATCCCTATGTCGTGAAAGTGAAAGGCGAGCCCGGTGCACTTGTGGCCCGCGTTATCTATAGCCGACCGCAGAAGAAAGGAAGAAAGATATTCGGTGAACTGGAATCTTACGGCGAGATCTATCGTCTCGGCGCCAACGAGGCGACCGAAATAGAGTTCTTCCGTAATGTCACCATAGGTGGTAAAACAGTACCTAAAGGCCGTTACACTATGTATGCGATCCTGTCTGAAGACAAATGGACACTGATCGTAAACCGTGAAACTGATATCTGGGGTGCGTTCAAGTATGATCAGAAGAAAGACGTAGTAAGAACAGATGTACCTGTTAATAAGCTGACTACTCCTGTAGAACCGTTCACCATCGTATTCGAAAAAGCCGACTATGGCGCCAATCTGGTAGTTGCCTGGGATACCACCAGCGTAAGCCTGCCTATCAAATGGTCCGACAAAGTGGCTGCTACCGGCAAGAAGAAATAA
- a CDS encoding fumarylacetoacetate hydrolase family protein: MKLVSYLRDEADHLAILIGDQLYNTQDLHPNLPGNMQMFLLSWDEVIDLALEIDAQLKAGRHIGSAKAIPYDSVEILAPVPAPTSCRDGYAFRQHVAAARRNRRVDMIPEFDQYPIFYFTNHNAIQGPGDVLCMPDHFDKLDFELEAAIVISKFGRNIPAAEADKYIGGFMIMNDMSARTLQMEEMKLNLGPAKGKDFSTVIGPMLVTPDELEHLVIPAKPGHTGKNYNLKMTCRVNGVQVSEGNMGDMDWTFAEIIERCAYGANIYPGDVIGSGTVGTGCFLELNGTGKRENPDYQEQWLQPGDVIEMDIDGLGTLKNTIVAEESTFSILQLKK; encoded by the coding sequence ATGAAACTTGTAAGTTATCTACGGGATGAAGCTGACCACCTGGCCATTTTAATAGGCGATCAACTGTATAATACACAGGACCTGCACCCCAACCTGCCCGGCAATATGCAGATGTTTTTACTTTCCTGGGACGAGGTGATAGACCTTGCCCTCGAAATAGACGCACAGCTGAAAGCAGGCAGGCACATTGGCTCCGCTAAAGCCATTCCATACGATTCAGTGGAAATACTGGCGCCCGTACCAGCTCCTACATCCTGCCGTGATGGTTATGCCTTCCGGCAACATGTAGCAGCAGCAAGACGCAACCGCCGTGTGGATATGATACCGGAATTCGATCAGTATCCTATCTTCTATTTCACCAATCATAACGCCATACAGGGACCCGGCGATGTATTGTGTATGCCGGACCATTTCGATAAACTCGACTTCGAACTGGAAGCAGCCATCGTTATCTCCAAATTCGGAAGGAACATTCCTGCTGCTGAAGCAGATAAATATATCGGTGGCTTCATGATCATGAATGATATGAGCGCACGCACGCTGCAGATGGAGGAAATGAAACTCAATCTGGGACCTGCCAAAGGAAAAGACTTCAGCACGGTGATCGGTCCTATGCTCGTTACGCCCGACGAACTGGAACACCTCGTTATTCCAGCTAAACCAGGCCATACCGGCAAGAACTATAACCTGAAAATGACCTGCCGGGTGAACGGCGTACAGGTAAGTGAAGGGAATATGGGAGACATGGACTGGACGTTTGCCGAGATCATCGAACGTTGCGCATATGGCGCCAATATCTACCCGGGAGATGTCATTGGTAGTGGTACGGTAGGAACAGGCTGTTTCCTGGAGCTGAACGGCACCGGCAAACGTGAAAACCCTGACTACCAGGAACAATGGCTACAACCAGGCGACGTTATTGAAATGGACATAGACGGACTGGGTACACTTAAAAATACAATTGTGGCAGAAGAATCAACCTTCTCTATCCTGCAATTGAAAAAATAA
- a CDS encoding universal stress protein: MKTIIVPTDFSATAYNAARYALGLATQMGTARVVLYHAYELIVPIPDVPTSIPMVDPNELKTASLEGLEHMKQDLLPLLPAGVELDYRADNNLLAAHIDNLSKEEKADLIVMGTTGGSQLEEILIGSNTIDVAKHTSCPVLIVPAGVSFKPIRKVVFACDFKKVGTGTPIYPLKRLLSVFQAELHVLNIDKEGKGLSTDTPEASLLLDTLLEGLHPTYHFIDHPNVVQGIMEFADRETADLILTIPRKHGLFESIFKRSHTAQLAFHTHIPLLAIHE; the protein is encoded by the coding sequence ATGAAAACCATCATCGTACCTACAGATTTCTCCGCCACTGCCTATAATGCGGCCCGTTACGCACTCGGACTGGCTACACAGATGGGTACTGCCCGGGTAGTACTCTATCATGCCTACGAACTGATAGTGCCTATACCCGATGTGCCGACCTCCATACCCATGGTTGATCCAAACGAGCTGAAAACGGCTAGTCTGGAAGGGTTAGAACATATGAAGCAGGACCTGCTGCCGTTATTACCCGCAGGCGTTGAACTGGACTACCGGGCCGATAATAATCTGCTGGCTGCCCATATTGATAACCTCAGCAAGGAAGAAAAAGCCGACCTGATTGTCATGGGAACCACGGGTGGTAGTCAGCTGGAAGAGATACTGATCGGGTCCAATACGATCGACGTGGCAAAACATACCTCCTGTCCTGTACTGATCGTACCGGCAGGCGTGTCGTTTAAACCTATCAGGAAAGTCGTTTTCGCCTGTGATTTTAAGAAAGTGGGTACCGGTACGCCCATCTATCCGCTGAAACGCCTTCTGAGCGTATTTCAGGCGGAGTTGCACGTACTGAATATTGACAAGGAAGGGAAAGGACTGAGTACTGACACACCTGAGGCCAGCCTGCTACTGGATACCTTGCTGGAAGGCCTGCATCCTACATACCATTTTATAGATCATCCGAACGTGGTGCAGGGTATTATGGAATTTGCCGACCGGGAGACGGCCGATCTGATCCTTACCATTCCCCGTAAACATGGCCTCTTCGAAAGCATTTTCAAACGTAGCCATACCGCCCAGCTGGCATTTCATACACATATTCCTTTGCTGGCTATCCATGAATAA
- a CDS encoding acyl carrier protein phosphodiesterase, with protein sequence MYMNYLAHAYLSFNDQSLIIGNMIADYVKGKQWQEYDPGIQHGIQLHRAIDTFTDTHPVTLAAREYFQPSCGRYSAVFIDIVYDHFLATDTTIFTDASLAAFSKQTYNTITHHHDILPPVFQQVFRYMRQHDWLYNYQFMDGIYKSFNGIVHRAKFLEATADAPYGVLEKYYEELAAHYRTFFPELVAFVKTYPH encoded by the coding sequence ATGTACATGAATTACCTGGCCCACGCATATCTTTCTTTCAATGATCAGTCGCTGATAATAGGTAACATGATAGCTGATTATGTGAAAGGCAAACAATGGCAGGAATACGATCCGGGCATTCAGCATGGTATACAGCTGCACAGGGCAATCGATACATTTACAGATACACACCCGGTGACACTGGCTGCCAGAGAATACTTCCAGCCTTCCTGTGGCCGATACAGTGCGGTCTTTATAGACATTGTATATGATCATTTCCTGGCCACCGATACAACCATCTTTACAGATGCATCTCTTGCTGCCTTCTCTAAACAGACATATAACACCATCACCCATCATCATGATATCCTGCCACCTGTGTTCCAGCAGGTGTTCCGTTATATGCGGCAGCATGACTGGTTATATAACTATCAGTTTATGGACGGTATTTATAAGAGCTTCAACGGTATCGTACATCGTGCAAAATTCCTGGAGGCCACAGCAGATGCGCCTTATGGCGTATTGGAAAAATATTATGAAGAACTGGCTGCTCATTACCGGACATTCTTTCCCGAATTGGTCGCATTCGTTAAAACTTACCCACATTAA
- a CDS encoding aldose epimerase family protein, with the protein MKNIFPLLTVAAAVSFSACQSGAKTDNNSTDSMSTQQDSLSKGQISDAAFEKTIDGKQVKLYHLKGKGNLQVAITNYGAKIVSLMAPDKQGQLADVELGYDNIDQYVDTKERYYGGIVGRYGNRIAKGKFKVDGKEYSLAVNNGVNHLHGGKKGFNDVVWDAEQPNDHTLKLHYLSKDGEEGYPGNLDITLTYELTDSNEVKIDYSATTDKATVVNLTNHSFFNLHGAGNGDINDHIMYINADKYTPVDSTLIPTGKLEAVKGTPMDFTTPTKIGERVDASFEQLTFGKGYDHNYVLNKKGKELSLAATVEEPTSGRFLEVWTTEPGVQFYGGNFLDGTDKGKEGKTYVHRGAFCLETQHFPDSPNQPSFPSVVLKPGETYTSTCVYKFGVKS; encoded by the coding sequence ATGAAAAACATTTTTCCACTTTTAACAGTGGCAGCCGCAGTAAGCTTTAGCGCCTGCCAGTCTGGTGCAAAAACCGATAATAATTCTACAGATAGTATGAGTACCCAACAAGACAGCCTTTCCAAAGGCCAGATATCCGATGCGGCCTTCGAGAAAACGATTGATGGAAAACAGGTAAAACTGTACCACCTGAAAGGAAAAGGAAACCTCCAGGTAGCCATTACCAACTATGGTGCGAAAATCGTCAGCCTGATGGCACCTGATAAACAGGGACAACTGGCGGATGTGGAACTGGGTTATGATAACATTGACCAGTATGTGGATACCAAGGAAAGATATTACGGCGGTATTGTAGGTCGTTATGGTAACCGTATCGCAAAGGGTAAATTCAAAGTAGATGGTAAGGAGTATTCCCTGGCCGTTAACAATGGTGTAAACCACCTGCATGGCGGTAAGAAAGGCTTCAATGATGTGGTTTGGGATGCTGAGCAACCAAATGATCATACGCTTAAACTGCACTACCTGTCAAAAGACGGAGAAGAAGGATATCCTGGTAACCTGGATATTACGCTGACCTACGAACTGACTGACAGCAACGAAGTTAAGATCGATTATTCAGCTACTACTGATAAAGCTACTGTGGTTAACCTGACCAACCACTCCTTCTTTAACCTGCATGGCGCCGGTAATGGTGATATCAATGATCATATCATGTATATCAATGCCGACAAGTACACGCCTGTTGACAGCACCCTGATCCCTACGGGTAAACTGGAAGCTGTAAAAGGCACACCAATGGACTTTACTACGCCTACCAAAATTGGTGAAAGAGTGGATGCATCCTTTGAACAGCTGACCTTTGGTAAAGGGTATGACCATAACTATGTGCTGAACAAAAAAGGTAAAGAACTGTCTCTGGCTGCAACTGTAGAAGAACCAACCAGCGGTCGTTTCCTGGAAGTATGGACAACCGAACCTGGCGTACAGTTCTATGGTGGTAACTTCCTGGATGGTACTGACAAGGGTAAAGAAGGGAAGACCTACGTACATCGTGGTGCTTTCTGCCTGGAAACACAGCATTTTCCGGATTCTCCCAATCAGCCGTCTTTCCCTTCAGTAGTACTGAAACCAGGAGAGACCTACACGTCTACCTGCGTGTATAAATTTGGTGTGAAATCATAA
- a CDS encoding cystathionine gamma-synthase: MKLGTKLIHAGVTPDPSTGAIMTPIFQTSTYVQHAPGDHKGYEYARTQNPTRDALQAALAAIENGKYGISFGSGLAATDAVMKLLNPGDEVIASNDLYGGTYRIFTKIFERYGIKFHFIGMQDAENIRQHINKNTKLIWIETPTNPLLNIIDIAASAKIAQEHNLLLCVDNTFASPYLQNPLDLGAHIVVHSATKYLGGHSDVVHGAIIVKDEELAKQLYFIQNSCGAVPGPQDCFLVLRGLKTLHVRMQRHCENGATIANYLRNHPKVDKVYWCGFEDHPNHHIAKQQMRGFGGMISFTLKDDSQEAAFKVLSGTHLFSLAESLGGVESLIGHPASMTHASIPREDRIANGLVDSLIRLSVGIEDAEDLIADLEKAIG, translated from the coding sequence ATGAAGCTGGGAACTAAACTAATACATGCAGGTGTTACCCCTGATCCTTCTACAGGGGCGATCATGACCCCGATCTTTCAGACATCCACTTATGTGCAGCATGCGCCGGGCGATCATAAAGGTTATGAGTATGCCCGTACACAAAACCCTACCCGTGATGCACTACAGGCGGCACTGGCGGCTATCGAAAATGGTAAATATGGTATTTCCTTCGGTAGTGGACTGGCAGCGACAGATGCTGTCATGAAACTGCTGAATCCCGGAGATGAGGTCATTGCCTCCAATGACCTCTATGGTGGCACATACCGCATCTTCACCAAGATCTTTGAGCGCTATGGCATTAAGTTTCATTTCATTGGAATGCAGGATGCCGAAAACATCCGCCAGCATATCAACAAAAACACAAAACTGATATGGATAGAAACGCCTACCAATCCACTGCTGAACATTATTGATATTGCTGCCAGCGCGAAGATCGCACAGGAACATAACCTGCTGCTCTGTGTTGACAACACCTTCGCCTCTCCTTATCTTCAGAACCCGCTGGACCTGGGCGCACACATCGTAGTACACAGTGCTACAAAATACCTGGGGGGCCACAGCGATGTGGTACATGGCGCCATCATCGTGAAGGACGAAGAACTGGCCAAACAACTCTATTTCATACAGAACAGCTGTGGTGCCGTGCCTGGTCCGCAGGACTGTTTCCTGGTATTACGCGGACTAAAAACCCTGCACGTTCGTATGCAGCGGCATTGTGAGAACGGCGCTACAATAGCAAACTACCTGCGTAATCATCCGAAAGTGGATAAAGTATACTGGTGCGGGTTCGAAGATCACCCGAACCATCATATCGCCAAACAGCAGATGAGAGGTTTCGGCGGCATGATATCCTTCACATTGAAAGATGACAGCCAGGAAGCGGCCTTTAAAGTATTAAGCGGTACACACCTGTTCTCTCTCGCTGAGTCACTTGGCGGAGTGGAGTCTTTGATAGGCCACCCGGCCAGCATGACCCATGCCTCTATACCCCGCGAAGACAGGATCGCAAACGGACTGGTAGATTCGCTTATACGACTGAGCGTAGGCATCGAAGATGCCGAAGACCTGATCGCCGATCTGGAAAAAGCGATCGGATAG
- a CDS encoding DUF4197 domain-containing protein — protein MYKKLCLLLLSGIAFVPATQAQLLKKLGEAANSVATKTGTSNVTQGEAGNAIKEALAKGVANGIANLNKTDGFFGNDLYKVLLPPDAVKIGNTLRSVGLGSQVDKAILSINRAAEKAVGYAAPIFVDAIKEMSITDALKLISGGNNSATEYFKGKTTDKLKAAFSPVVKNSLDSTNATKYYGDIVTAYNKLPTTFNKANPDLQDYVTGMAVNALFDQIAKEEANIRANPAARTTDLLKKVFGSSNASSSSTK, from the coding sequence ATGTACAAGAAACTATGTCTCCTTTTATTATCAGGGATAGCTTTTGTGCCCGCTACCCAGGCACAGCTGCTGAAGAAGTTAGGCGAAGCTGCTAATTCTGTGGCTACCAAAACCGGTACTTCTAACGTTACCCAGGGAGAAGCTGGCAATGCTATTAAAGAGGCACTGGCAAAAGGTGTAGCTAATGGTATAGCCAACCTGAACAAAACTGACGGTTTCTTCGGAAACGATCTTTATAAAGTGTTATTACCGCCTGATGCCGTTAAGATCGGCAATACCCTCCGCTCGGTAGGTCTGGGCAGCCAGGTAGATAAAGCCATTCTTTCTATTAACCGCGCAGCTGAAAAAGCTGTAGGTTATGCAGCGCCGATCTTTGTGGACGCTATTAAGGAAATGAGCATCACGGATGCCCTGAAACTGATTTCCGGTGGTAATAATTCTGCTACTGAATATTTCAAAGGCAAGACCACTGATAAACTGAAAGCTGCGTTCTCTCCTGTAGTGAAAAACTCCCTGGATAGTACCAACGCGACAAAGTATTATGGTGATATCGTAACTGCATATAACAAACTGCCAACTACCTTCAATAAAGCAAACCCTGACTTACAGGACTATGTAACGGGTATGGCTGTAAATGCATTATTTGACCAGATTGCGAAAGAAGAAGCGAACATCCGCGCTAATCCTGCTGCAAGAACTACGGACCTGCTGAAGAAAGTGTTCGGAAGCAGCAATGCCAGTTCTTCCTCTACGAAGTAA
- a CDS encoding sterol desaturase family protein, which translates to MKFDKIKNKGQARLFESRYLEMLTKTHPLVIWAMYIPIISYMLYYSNMTLGFSITRVVIVFVGAMFCWTLFEYLMHRYLFHFSSENPKVRKFIYVMHGNHHEYPRDKQRLFMPPVPSLILASVIFSAQYLFLGQYTFMFFPGFILGYLIYGSMHYAIHAWNPPAKFLKPLWRNHHLHHYKGDEKGFGVSSSIWDYIFGTSFDLQKEKEDKDKVRELMFNK; encoded by the coding sequence ATGAAGTTTGATAAGATTAAGAACAAAGGACAGGCAAGATTATTTGAAAGCAGGTATTTGGAGATGCTCACCAAAACACATCCCCTGGTCATCTGGGCCATGTACATCCCCATTATCAGTTACATGCTTTATTATAGCAACATGACGCTGGGTTTTAGCATCACCCGGGTTGTAATTGTGTTTGTGGGCGCTATGTTCTGCTGGACGCTATTTGAGTACCTCATGCACCGCTACCTGTTCCATTTTAGTAGCGAGAATCCTAAAGTAAGAAAGTTCATTTACGTCATGCATGGTAATCACCATGAATACCCCCGTGACAAGCAACGTTTATTTATGCCTCCCGTACCAAGCCTGATACTGGCATCGGTCATTTTCAGCGCGCAGTACCTTTTCCTGGGTCAGTATACTTTCATGTTCTTTCCCGGTTTTATCCTGGGATATCTGATCTATGGAAGTATGCACTATGCAATTCATGCATGGAATCCTCCGGCAAAGTTCCTGAAGCCTTTATGGCGCAACCATCATCTGCATCACTATAAAGGTGATGAGAAAGGTTTTGGTGTAAGCTCCAGTATATGGGACTATATTTTCGGGACCAGCTTTGATCTGCAAAAGGAAAAAGAGGATAAGGATAAAGTGAGAGAACTGATGTTCAACAAGTAG
- a CDS encoding TIGR02757 family protein, whose amino-acid sequence MKFDQLKTFLDTKAAQYNTPDFIPGDPITIPHRFSKLQDIEISGLFAAILAWGNRTTIINKCTELLKLMDDSPYDFIRNHKARERMKLLQFCHRTFNGIDLMYFVEFLQGYYNDVTSLEFAFSGHITPEDDTVEKALLGFHHLFFLPEHPERTRKHISTPARNSACKRLNMYLRWMVRKDKNGVDFGLWEHIQPSQLVCPVDVHVGRVATRLGLIPTAKADWKTAIALTERLRQLDPLDPAKYDFALFGLGVIEKYV is encoded by the coding sequence ATGAAATTTGACCAACTGAAGACCTTTCTGGATACAAAAGCGGCACAATACAATACTCCTGACTTTATTCCAGGTGATCCTATCACTATACCTCATAGATTTTCAAAACTTCAGGATATCGAAATTTCCGGATTGTTTGCTGCCATACTTGCCTGGGGTAACCGTACCACCATCATCAATAAGTGCACTGAGCTGCTGAAGCTGATGGACGATTCGCCTTATGACTTTATCCGGAACCATAAAGCCCGCGAAAGGATGAAACTCCTTCAGTTCTGCCATCGCACCTTCAATGGCATTGACCTGATGTATTTTGTTGAATTCCTGCAGGGCTATTATAACGACGTCACCTCCCTGGAATTTGCGTTTAGCGGCCATATTACACCGGAAGACGATACGGTCGAAAAGGCACTCCTAGGCTTCCATCACCTGTTCTTCCTCCCGGAACATCCGGAACGTACACGTAAGCATATTTCCACTCCTGCGAGAAATTCTGCCTGTAAAAGATTGAATATGTACCTTCGCTGGATGGTCAGGAAGGACAAAAATGGCGTGGATTTTGGATTATGGGAACACATCCAGCCTTCCCAGCTGGTATGCCCTGTAGATGTGCATGTTGGCAGAGTAGCTACCAGACTGGGTTTGATACCCACCGCCAAAGCCGACTGGAAAACGGCAATTGCCCTTACCGAGCGCCTCAGGCAACTGGATCCACTGGATCCGGCAAAATATGACTTCGCGTTGTTTGGCCTGGGAGTAATTGAAAAGTATGTTTAA
- a CDS encoding deoxyhypusine synthase family protein codes for MNKGPISQFIQHHYRHFNAAALVDAAKGYETHLLEGGKMLVSLAGAMSTAELGISFAEMIRQGKVDIISCTGANLEEDIMNLVAHTHYKRVPHYRDLSPQEEWDLLQDGFNRVTDTCIPEEEAFRRIQEHIHKIWKDADDKGERYFPHEYMYKLLLSGVMKEHYEIDPKNSWMIAAAERNIPIVVPGWEDSTMGNIFASYIIKGELKASTMKSGIEYMVWLADWYRNNSAGKGVGFFQIGGGIAGDFPICVVPMMYQDLEWHDVPFWGYFCQISDSTTSYGSYSGAVPNEKITWGKLDINTPKFIVESDATIVAPLIFAYLLGW; via the coding sequence ATGAATAAAGGGCCTATTTCTCAGTTTATCCAGCACCACTATCGCCACTTTAACGCGGCTGCACTTGTGGATGCTGCAAAGGGATATGAAACACATTTACTGGAAGGCGGTAAAATGCTGGTGTCCCTGGCGGGTGCTATGAGTACTGCCGAGTTGGGCATCTCCTTCGCGGAAATGATCCGCCAGGGTAAGGTAGATATCATTTCCTGTACTGGTGCTAACCTGGAGGAAGATATCATGAACCTGGTAGCGCACACGCACTATAAAAGGGTTCCTCACTACCGTGACCTGAGCCCGCAGGAAGAGTGGGACCTGCTGCAGGATGGTTTTAACAGGGTAACTGATACCTGTATTCCGGAGGAAGAGGCTTTCCGCCGTATACAGGAGCATATTCATAAGATCTGGAAAGACGCTGACGATAAAGGTGAACGTTACTTCCCGCATGAGTACATGTACAAACTCCTGCTGAGTGGCGTTATGAAAGAGCATTATGAGATCGATCCGAAGAACAGCTGGATGATCGCTGCTGCTGAACGTAATATTCCTATCGTAGTACCAGGATGGGAAGATAGTACCATGGGTAACATCTTCGCTTCCTATATCATCAAAGGTGAGCTGAAAGCATCGACCATGAAGAGTGGTATCGAGTACATGGTATGGCTGGCTGACTGGTACCGTAACAACTCCGCTGGTAAGGGCGTAGGTTTCTTCCAGATCGGTGGCGGTATCGCAGGTGACTTCCCTATCTGCGTTGTGCCAATGATGTACCAGGATCTGGAATGGCATGATGTGCCTTTCTGGGGTTATTTCTGCCAGATCTCTGATTCTACTACCTCTTACGGTTCTTACTCAGGGGCTGTACCTAACGAGAAGATCACCTGGGGTAAACTGGATATCAACACACCTAAATTCATCGTTGAATCTGATGCTACCATCGTAGCACCACTGATATTTGCTTACCTGCTCGGCTGGTAA